A window of the Nitrosococcus wardiae genome harbors these coding sequences:
- a CDS encoding phosphatase PAP2 family protein: MSAQEIEKHDENERSSILRFFHWLGKHELGTLTVITSVIAAIWAFAELADEVMEEQTGWFDETILLAMRSDTDLSDPIGPLWLEELGRDLTALGGVGVLTLLCLTVIGYLLLAGKWRAAVIVALSVSTGMVLSLLLKDLFDRPRPDLVPHGSIVYTTSFPSGHSMMAAVVYLTLAALLARVQQRKRIKAYVLLVALTATLLVGLSRIYLGVHWPTDVLAGWTAGAAWALCWWLAARGLQRRGKMEEESEEGFTPIAADG; encoded by the coding sequence ATGTCAGCGCAAGAAATAGAAAAACATGATGAAAACGAGCGCTCGTCCATACTTCGTTTTTTTCACTGGCTGGGCAAGCATGAATTAGGCACGCTAACGGTGATAACGAGCGTAATAGCAGCTATCTGGGCGTTTGCAGAACTCGCAGATGAGGTCATGGAGGAACAAACGGGCTGGTTTGATGAAACCATATTGCTGGCCATGCGTAGCGATACCGATCTCTCCGATCCGATCGGCCCTTTATGGTTGGAGGAATTAGGGCGTGATTTGACTGCCCTTGGCGGTGTCGGCGTTCTTACGCTGCTGTGCCTGACGGTCATCGGCTACTTGCTACTCGCCGGTAAATGGCGTGCTGCAGTGATCGTGGCGCTCTCCGTGAGTACGGGTATGGTGTTGAGCTTACTGCTCAAAGACCTGTTCGACCGTCCTCGTCCTGATTTAGTCCCCCACGGCTCTATCGTCTATACCACGAGCTTTCCTAGCGGCCATTCCATGATGGCTGCAGTCGTTTATTTGACCCTGGCCGCTCTGCTTGCACGTGTTCAACAACGAAAACGCATTAAAGCCTATGTACTTTTAGTGGCGCTGACGGCCACTCTTCTGGTGGGGCTGAGCCGTATCTATCTCGGCGTCCATTGGCCCACGGATGTGCTGGCCGGATGGACTGCCGGAGCGGCGTGGGCGTTGTGCTGGTGGCTAGCCGCTCGAGGCTTGCAACGACGCGGAAAAATGGAGGAGGAAAGTGAAGAGGGGTTCACGCCCATAGCGGCCGATGGATGA
- a CDS encoding SDR family oxidoreductase has protein sequence MPSLLITGANRGIGLEFVKQYAKAGWRIFACCRHPDKAETLEQLASQHEGLLNLYALDVANFDQIESLAAELANQKIDLLVNNAAIYPDTDQRSFGNTDYQAWMSAFCVNSMAPLKMAEAFANQIAPSQQRKIVCITSKMGSITDNTSGGCYLYRSSKAALNMVVKSLSVDLAPRGIIATALHPGWVKTDMGGSHALITTQESVAGMRQVIEQLTPDQSGKFYAYDGKEIPW, from the coding sequence ATGCCAAGTTTACTGATTACCGGCGCTAACCGAGGTATTGGGTTAGAATTCGTCAAGCAATACGCCAAAGCGGGCTGGCGTATATTCGCTTGCTGCCGCCACCCCGATAAAGCGGAAACACTAGAACAGTTAGCATCCCAACATGAGGGCTTATTAAATCTGTACGCCCTAGATGTGGCTAACTTTGATCAAATTGAGAGCCTAGCTGCAGAACTTGCCAACCAAAAAATCGACTTGCTAGTGAATAATGCAGCTATCTACCCCGATACTGACCAACGTAGTTTCGGCAACACTGATTACCAGGCATGGATGTCTGCCTTTTGCGTAAATAGCATGGCGCCCCTGAAAATGGCGGAAGCATTCGCTAATCAAATTGCACCCAGCCAGCAAAGAAAAATCGTTTGCATCACCAGCAAAATGGGCAGCATCACCGATAACACCAGTGGCGGCTGCTATCTTTACCGATCCAGCAAAGCCGCCCTGAATATGGTGGTAAAAAGCCTTTCCGTTGATTTGGCACCGCGAGGCATCATTGCGACGGCGTTGCACCCAGGCTGGGTAAAAACCGATATGGGGGGGTCTCATGCATTGATTACGACGCAAGAAAGCGTGGCGGGCATGCGCCAAGTAATTGAGCAACTTACCCCCGACCAGAGTGGAAAATTCTACGCCTATGATGGTAAAGAAATCCCTTGGTAA
- a CDS encoding phosphate-starvation-inducible PsiE family protein, whose amino-acid sequence MKISYRLIFDRITNYIFAVLLIFITMGLVIGVLRLFLSLGDLVIHADISSGYLHIISEVLTLFILIELSRSLVEYFNTHRLRMTFIVDAGIVFVLREVMIKLFEESLAVDEVYAMSVLLFVLGALRIGSVLVFQREKQVLDHHSLEGSN is encoded by the coding sequence GTGAAGATTTCCTATAGGTTGATATTTGATCGGATCACCAATTATATTTTTGCCGTCCTGTTAATATTTATCACTATGGGTCTCGTTATCGGGGTATTACGCTTGTTCCTGAGTTTAGGGGATCTGGTCATTCATGCTGATATTTCCAGTGGGTACCTGCATATTATCTCGGAGGTGCTTACCCTATTTATTTTGATAGAACTTTCTCGGTCCCTAGTAGAGTACTTTAATACCCACCGGCTGCGGATGACCTTTATTGTGGATGCGGGGATCGTCTTTGTGTTACGGGAAGTCATGATCAAACTATTCGAAGAGTCACTGGCAGTGGATGAGGTGTACGCTATGAGTGTGTTGCTTTTCGTTCTAGGGGCGCTACGTATTGGTTCGGTGCTGGTGTTTCAGCGGGAGAAGCAAGTCCTCGATCATCATTCCTTGGAGGGTTCCAACTGA
- a CDS encoding ABC transporter permease encodes MRPLDFLSLTTRALITRPLRSVLTLLGIAVGIATVVLLTSIGEGIHQFVVAEFTQFGTHIIAINPGRTTTTGIPGIAHTVRPLTLADAEALRRLPQVLSVTPIVQGNAEVEAREKSRRTNIYGVGAEFPETLQFKVTLGRFLPSDEAQAARAFAVLGSRLRQELFGDTNPLGQRIRVGGDRYRVLGVMESKGQVLGFDIDDAVYLPAAKGLELFNRESLMEVDVRYAEGAVEDQVVKGIRNLLLARHGLEDFTITTQQQMLDILGSVLDMLTWAVGAVGGISLLVGGIGIVTIMTIAVSERIHEIGLLRALGAERRQILALFLGEALILAIVGGLAGLLLGIGMIQLLAVLLPALPTYTAWNYAGLAELLAAGIGLAAGVFPARRAAHLDPLESLRAE; translated from the coding sequence ATGAGACCGTTAGACTTTCTTAGCCTGACTACTCGCGCCTTAATTACCCGCCCCCTGCGAAGTGTGCTCACTCTCCTAGGAATTGCCGTCGGCATTGCCACCGTGGTATTGCTCACTTCCATAGGCGAAGGTATCCATCAGTTCGTGGTGGCAGAATTTACTCAATTTGGAACCCATATTATTGCCATTAATCCCGGCCGCACTACCACCACCGGGATTCCAGGGATCGCCCATACAGTCCGACCACTCACCCTGGCGGATGCCGAAGCCCTGCGTCGGCTGCCGCAGGTGCTGAGTGTCACCCCCATAGTGCAGGGCAACGCAGAAGTAGAAGCGAGGGAGAAATCCCGCCGTACCAACATCTATGGGGTAGGCGCCGAATTCCCCGAAACCCTACAGTTTAAGGTGACCCTAGGGCGTTTCCTGCCCTCAGATGAAGCCCAAGCAGCTCGTGCTTTTGCCGTCCTAGGCAGTCGTCTACGGCAAGAATTGTTTGGGGATACCAATCCCCTAGGACAACGCATCCGGGTGGGCGGAGACCGATACCGGGTGCTAGGAGTTATGGAATCCAAGGGGCAAGTGCTCGGCTTTGATATCGATGATGCCGTTTATTTGCCCGCGGCCAAGGGGCTGGAGCTATTTAATCGGGAAAGTCTGATGGAAGTGGATGTCCGTTATGCGGAGGGAGCCGTTGAAGATCAAGTTGTAAAAGGAATCCGCAACCTTCTCCTGGCTCGCCATGGCTTGGAGGATTTTACCATCACCACTCAACAACAGATGCTGGATATCTTGGGTTCGGTATTGGACATGCTCACTTGGGCGGTTGGGGCCGTGGGAGGGATCTCACTCCTAGTGGGTGGAATCGGTATTGTTACGATTATGACCATTGCCGTCAGCGAACGCATTCATGAAATTGGATTGCTGCGGGCCTTGGGCGCTGAGCGTCGCCAGATCCTGGCTTTATTCTTAGGTGAGGCCTTAATACTAGCCATTGTAGGGGGGCTCGCCGGCCTCTTGCTTGGAATCGGGATGATTCAGCTGCTTGCGGTATTGCTACCGGCACTGCCGACCTATACCGCCTGGAACTATGCGGGGCTAGCGGAACTCCTCGCTGCGGGAATCGGCCTGGCCGCCGGCGTATTCCCAGCCCGCCGGGCTGCCCATCTGGACCCCCTCGAATCCCTGCGGGCAGAATAG
- a CDS encoding ABC transporter permease, whose translation MSFRDGLWFAAAALRGHRLRTGLMLLAMAIGVASVVVLTALGEGARAYVEGRFTSLGTHLLIVLPGRSETKGGPPPLLGETPRDLTLDDALALHRSPAVDKVAPLVLGNAPVAWKQRDRDALVLGSTADLLPVRHLTLAQGQFLPETDPRRSPPVCVLGAKLRQELFGPSPALGEWVRLGEYRFRVIGILAEQGRSIGVDLDEVVIIPVASAQRVFDAPSLFRILISASSREMLAHTKQDILDIIRSRHEGEDDITVITQDAVLATFDRILQALTLVVAGIAAISLIVAGILIMNVMLVAVTQRTTEIGLLKALGASSHTVLSLFLMEAGLLSLFGACLGLAVGQGTSWLFRQLVPEFPVQAPRWAVASALGIALVTSLLFALLPARRAAQLDPVQALSQH comes from the coding sequence ATGAGCTTCCGGGATGGACTGTGGTTTGCTGCGGCTGCCCTCCGGGGCCATCGTCTGCGCACCGGACTCATGCTCCTGGCCATGGCCATTGGGGTGGCTAGCGTGGTGGTGCTCACGGCCCTGGGAGAGGGAGCACGGGCCTATGTGGAAGGGCGTTTTACTAGCTTAGGTACCCACCTACTCATTGTCCTGCCCGGGCGTTCGGAGACCAAGGGAGGGCCGCCTCCCCTGCTAGGCGAAACCCCGCGAGATCTGACTCTGGATGATGCCCTGGCGCTCCATCGCAGTCCAGCTGTCGACAAAGTGGCGCCCTTGGTCCTGGGCAATGCACCGGTGGCTTGGAAACAGCGGGATCGGGATGCCCTGGTGCTGGGGTCTACCGCTGACCTGCTGCCGGTACGGCATCTGACTTTGGCCCAGGGGCAATTCCTCCCTGAGACAGACCCACGGCGATCGCCGCCGGTCTGTGTGCTGGGCGCTAAACTCCGCCAGGAGCTGTTCGGCCCCAGCCCCGCTCTAGGGGAATGGGTCCGCCTCGGCGAATACCGCTTTCGCGTTATCGGCATACTTGCCGAGCAAGGACGCTCTATTGGGGTAGACTTAGACGAAGTGGTGATCATCCCCGTAGCCAGCGCCCAACGGGTATTCGATGCCCCTTCCCTGTTTCGGATTCTGATTTCCGCCTCCTCCAGGGAAATGCTTGCCCACACTAAGCAGGATATTTTGGACATTATCCGTAGCCGTCATGAGGGGGAAGACGATATCACCGTCATTACTCAAGATGCGGTACTGGCGACTTTTGATCGGATTCTCCAGGCCTTGACCCTTGTGGTGGCCGGGATCGCGGCCATCAGCCTTATTGTCGCCGGCATTCTCATCATGAATGTAATGCTGGTGGCCGTCACTCAGCGGACGACGGAAATTGGCTTACTTAAAGCCCTAGGAGCTTCATCACACACCGTGCTGAGCTTGTTTCTGATGGAAGCGGGCCTGCTCTCCTTGTTCGGTGCCTGCCTAGGCCTGGCTGTGGGTCAGGGTACAAGTTGGCTCTTTCGACAGCTGGTGCCAGAATTTCCCGTACAGGCCCCCCGTTGGGCCGTGGCTAGCGCCCTGGGAATCGCCCTCGTCACTAGCTTACTGTTTGCCCTGTTGCCCGCCCGCCGGGCAGCCCAATTGGACCCGGTCCAGGCATTAAGCCAGCACTAA
- a CDS encoding ABC transporter ATP-binding protein, with translation MIVLEHLSRRFEVGGQEIKALDEVSLSIDGGDYVSVMGPSGSGKSTLLHIIGLLDRPSSGRYLLEGEDVTTLNDNTLSRLRREKMGFVFQFFHLVPRLTAAENVELPLILAGIPPRERRERVQHLLDELGLGKRAQHRPSELSGGQRQRVAIARATVMEPAVILADEPTGNLDRTSGYEVLDILEALNDKGMGLIVVTHDPEIGKRSRRHIHMVDGRLRLEESS, from the coding sequence ATGATTGTCCTTGAGCACCTGAGCCGACGCTTTGAAGTAGGGGGACAAGAGATCAAGGCCCTAGATGAAGTTTCGTTATCCATTGATGGGGGTGATTATGTTTCCGTAATGGGGCCTTCTGGATCGGGAAAATCCACCCTGCTTCATATTATCGGCTTGTTGGACAGGCCCAGCAGTGGACGCTATTTGCTAGAGGGAGAGGATGTTACCACCCTCAACGACAATACCCTATCCCGGCTCCGGCGGGAGAAAATGGGGTTTGTCTTTCAATTTTTCCACTTGGTCCCGCGCTTAACTGCCGCCGAGAATGTGGAACTTCCCCTCATTCTCGCCGGTATACCGCCTAGGGAGCGGCGAGAGCGAGTCCAACATCTTCTTGACGAACTGGGGCTAGGAAAGCGGGCCCAACACCGCCCCAGCGAGCTTTCTGGCGGGCAACGCCAACGGGTCGCCATCGCCCGAGCGACGGTAATGGAACCAGCCGTAATCTTAGCGGATGAACCCACTGGCAACCTGGACCGGACCTCTGGTTATGAAGTGCTCGATATCCTGGAGGCCCTCAATGATAAGGGTATGGGCCTTATCGTGGTCACCCATGACCCAGAGATTGGCAAACGTAGCCGACGCCATATCCACATGGTGGACGGCCGCCTACGCCTAGAAGAATCTTCATGA
- a CDS encoding efflux RND transporter periplasmic adaptor subunit, whose translation MSRRLIGLLFILTGISFLVWYLSRPEPIPVNLYTVERGLVEATVVNTRAGTIKACRRAGLSPPAGGQVDQLTVKEGDQVKAGQLLLELWNNDLEAEVQLAEKQAKASTAQAEEACVRARVAEKEAQRLLQLQKRALVSEELVDRAVGDAQARRAACHAAQAGAEVSEAQVTVNHAVLARTLLYAPFDGIVAEVNAELGAFVTPSPTGVPTLPAIDLIDRSCLYVSAPIDEIDAPTIHPGMPTRITLDAFRDRVFPGVVQRVAPYVVDIEKQARTVDVEAEFSRPEDAERLLPGYSADVEVILERHEDVLRVPTHALRAGHRVLLYQPETGRLEKRQIEPGLANWEFTEIQSGLKAGDRIVLSIDREGIEPGALVRPEEKNPPP comes from the coding sequence TTGAGCCGACGTCTGATAGGGTTACTTTTCATTCTCACGGGGATCAGTTTCCTGGTCTGGTATCTCAGCCGGCCAGAGCCGATTCCCGTTAACTTGTATACTGTCGAGCGGGGATTAGTGGAGGCAACGGTAGTCAATACCCGTGCGGGTACCATTAAGGCTTGCCGGCGGGCCGGGCTCTCCCCCCCAGCAGGAGGCCAGGTGGACCAGCTCACGGTTAAAGAGGGTGACCAGGTTAAGGCCGGGCAACTCTTGCTGGAATTATGGAATAATGACTTGGAAGCTGAAGTTCAACTTGCTGAAAAACAGGCCAAAGCCAGTACCGCCCAAGCCGAAGAGGCCTGTGTCCGAGCTCGGGTGGCGGAAAAAGAAGCCCAACGGCTGCTGCAACTGCAGAAACGAGCTTTGGTTTCCGAGGAATTGGTCGATCGGGCCGTAGGCGATGCCCAAGCCCGTCGTGCAGCCTGTCACGCCGCTCAAGCCGGGGCTGAAGTCAGCGAAGCTCAAGTGACCGTCAACCACGCCGTCTTAGCCCGGACCCTCTTATATGCCCCTTTTGATGGCATTGTTGCCGAAGTCAATGCAGAACTGGGCGCCTTTGTGACTCCTTCCCCTACGGGTGTGCCGACCCTACCCGCCATTGATCTTATCGACCGCTCTTGTCTCTATGTCAGTGCCCCCATTGACGAAATCGACGCCCCCACTATCCACCCTGGGATGCCCACCCGCATTACCCTAGACGCTTTCCGAGACCGGGTCTTTCCGGGGGTGGTGCAGCGGGTGGCCCCCTACGTAGTGGATATAGAGAAACAGGCCCGCACGGTAGATGTGGAAGCAGAATTTAGCCGCCCAGAGGATGCCGAACGGCTACTTCCCGGCTACAGCGCTGATGTGGAGGTGATTCTAGAACGCCACGAGGATGTACTCCGGGTTCCCACCCACGCCCTGCGGGCAGGACACCGGGTTTTGCTTTATCAACCGGAAACCGGCCGCTTGGAAAAGCGGCAAATCGAGCCCGGCCTTGCCAACTGGGAATTTACGGAAATCCAATCCGGCCTTAAGGCGGGGGATCGCATTGTCCTATCCATTGACCGAGAAGGCATCGAACCCGGCGCCCTGGTCCGTCCGGAAGAAAAAAATCCTCCCCCATGA
- a CDS encoding adenosylmethionine--8-amino-7-oxononanoate transaminase, producing the protein MNNQQWTQRDLGVVWHPCTQMKDHEQLPLIPIRRGEGIWLEDFEGRRYLDAISSWWVNLFGHANPRINAAIGKQLNEIEHVLLAGFSHEAVIRLSEQLVGITPPGLSRCFYADNGSSAIEVALKMSFHYWRNLGKPRKTRFISLTNSYHGETLGALAVGDVALYKETYRPLLMDVITVPSPDCFSREKGESEADYCRRQFIHMERALERYAEETCAVIVEPLVQCAGNMRMYDPVYLSLLREACDRFGVHLIADEIAVGFGRTGTFFACEQADITPDFLCLSKGLTGGYLPLAVVLTTEPVYQAFYDDYSTLRAFLHSHSFTANPVGCSAALATLDIFKEDRVLENNQLLAKKMQEVTDHFVDHPHVAEVRQHGMILAIEMVKDKATREPYPWQERRGLRVYQHGLQKGMLLRPLGNVVYFMPPYVITPEQITDLAEVAWEGIGLATQD; encoded by the coding sequence ATGAATAATCAACAATGGACCCAGCGGGATCTAGGGGTGGTTTGGCATCCCTGCACCCAAATGAAAGACCATGAGCAGTTGCCTCTTATCCCCATTCGCCGGGGAGAGGGGATATGGTTGGAGGATTTCGAAGGACGGCGTTACCTGGATGCGATCAGCTCTTGGTGGGTGAACCTCTTTGGCCATGCCAATCCTCGGATCAACGCGGCGATTGGAAAGCAGTTGAATGAAATTGAGCATGTGCTTTTGGCCGGGTTTTCCCACGAGGCGGTGATTCGCCTCTCTGAGCAGTTGGTGGGGATTACCCCGCCGGGGTTGAGTCGTTGTTTTTACGCTGATAATGGTTCCTCGGCAATAGAAGTGGCGCTTAAGATGAGTTTCCATTACTGGCGTAATCTCGGAAAGCCCCGCAAAACCCGCTTTATTTCTCTTACCAATAGTTACCATGGCGAAACCCTTGGCGCCTTAGCGGTAGGGGATGTGGCCTTGTATAAAGAGACCTACCGCCCCCTTTTGATGGATGTGATTACGGTACCCTCCCCGGATTGTTTTTCCCGGGAGAAAGGGGAGAGCGAAGCCGATTATTGTCGGCGCCAGTTTATTCATATGGAAAGGGCGCTTGAGCGCTATGCCGAGGAGACCTGCGCCGTTATTGTGGAACCGCTGGTTCAATGTGCCGGCAATATGCGGATGTATGATCCGGTTTATTTGTCTCTCCTAAGAGAAGCTTGCGATCGATTTGGTGTCCATTTGATTGCCGATGAGATTGCGGTGGGTTTTGGTCGCACGGGGACTTTCTTTGCCTGCGAGCAGGCGGATATTACGCCGGATTTCCTTTGTTTATCCAAGGGGTTGACAGGGGGCTATCTTCCTTTGGCGGTAGTGCTCACTACTGAACCCGTATATCAGGCCTTTTATGATGACTATTCCACCCTGCGGGCTTTTCTCCACTCCCATAGTTTCACTGCCAATCCTGTGGGTTGTAGTGCCGCCTTGGCGACTCTCGATATCTTTAAAGAAGACCGGGTCCTGGAGAATAACCAGCTATTGGCGAAAAAGATGCAAGAGGTCACAGACCACTTCGTTGATCATCCCCATGTTGCAGAGGTGCGCCAGCATGGCATGATTCTGGCCATAGAGATGGTCAAGGATAAGGCCACTCGCGAGCCCTATCCCTGGCAAGAACGGCGCGGATTGCGAGTCTATCAACATGGCTTGCAAAAAGGGATGCTGCTTCGACCACTAGGTAACGTGGTCTATTTTATGCCGCCCTATGTGATCACTCCTGAGCAGATCACCGACCTAGCCGAGGTCGCATGGGAAGGAATCGGACTGGCGACCCAGGATTAA
- a CDS encoding 16S rRNA (uracil(1498)-N(3))-methyltransferase, which translates to MRVPRIYSSLPLSIGSSVALDERALQHVVRVLRLRAGAELWLFDGRGGEYRAVLETVAKRSAEARILERMERNVESPLDIILGQGISRGERMDYALQKAVELGVSRIVPLFTERSAVHLSGERLEKRLRHWRGVVISACEQCGRNYTPGVETPRSLAAFLGDCHSALAVLLDPRSHRPLTELPSPLDKRLILLIGPEGGLSEVEIKEAQQAGFIDVSLGPRVLRTETATVAALTALQLLWGDL; encoded by the coding sequence ATGCGTGTTCCCCGTATCTACTCTTCCCTGCCCCTATCCATCGGTTCTAGCGTAGCCCTAGATGAGCGGGCTTTGCAGCATGTGGTCCGGGTATTGCGGCTAAGGGCCGGTGCCGAATTATGGTTGTTTGATGGCCGAGGGGGTGAGTACCGGGCGGTGCTAGAAACAGTAGCAAAACGGTCGGCCGAGGCCCGGATTCTGGAGCGGATGGAACGTAACGTTGAATCGCCTCTGGATATTATCCTGGGTCAGGGAATTTCCCGGGGTGAGCGGATGGATTATGCCCTTCAAAAGGCGGTGGAACTTGGAGTGAGCCGTATTGTTCCTTTATTTACTGAACGGAGTGCCGTCCATCTCTCCGGGGAGCGCCTGGAAAAACGGCTACGCCATTGGCGAGGGGTGGTGATCAGCGCTTGTGAGCAATGTGGCCGCAACTACACTCCTGGGGTGGAGACACCTCGCTCGTTGGCGGCTTTTCTTGGCGATTGCCATTCGGCGCTAGCAGTGCTATTGGATCCTCGCAGTCATCGGCCCTTAACGGAGTTACCATCGCCTTTGGATAAGCGGTTAATTTTGCTGATTGGCCCGGAAGGTGGATTGAGTGAGGTAGAAATCAAGGAAGCGCAACAGGCAGGCTTTATCGACGTTTCTCTTGGACCCCGTGTATTGCGAACTGAGACCGCTACTGTAGCTGCGCTGACCGCCCTACAACTGCTCTGGGGGGATTTGTAG
- a CDS encoding chemotaxis protein CheW: MTKNQLSLSKTTVKSYPHDDPASSHPQSGNLVPSILIPLQDQTLLLPRTTIAEVIPFIAPDPLQDAPQWLYGTLRWREQLLLLISFEALQRKPAPPLSKQTRIVVFNSVTRLSKRKFYALIIQGIPQLILARADNLSAFPKPPNSPLLHCCAEINQCPVVIPNLGYLEEMLQRCVTG, from the coding sequence ATGACTAAAAACCAATTATCCCTCTCCAAAACAACGGTAAAGTCATACCCGCATGACGACCCGGCCAGCAGCCATCCACAATCCGGTAATCTAGTCCCCAGTATCCTGATACCATTGCAGGATCAGACCTTGCTTTTACCGAGGACCACGATTGCCGAAGTCATCCCCTTTATAGCGCCTGATCCCCTGCAAGACGCGCCTCAATGGCTGTACGGTACCTTACGCTGGCGGGAACAACTTCTCCTCTTAATCAGTTTTGAGGCGCTTCAAAGAAAACCCGCGCCGCCACTTTCAAAACAGACCCGCATCGTCGTCTTTAATAGTGTCACCAGGCTTTCCAAGCGGAAATTTTATGCCCTTATTATTCAAGGCATCCCTCAGTTGATCCTGGCTCGTGCCGATAATCTTTCAGCTTTTCCCAAGCCCCCGAACAGTCCCTTGCTGCATTGTTGCGCAGAAATCAACCAATGCCCAGTGGTGATTCCCAATCTAGGCTACTTAGAAGAAATGTTGCAAAGGTGCGTGACAGGATAA
- a CDS encoding chemotaxis protein CheB, whose amino-acid sequence MLPSKKALVRVAIACNCKDMRLRTRRILEQQGLTVVADGPLDLPFLTIAESNHANVLFVELDAAYEEQAPVLEKLLERASLPMLFNEGIFQDKKKRAALAQWGQRVSEKLTKLATSNPPRITATGETTTPINSVDFSVEEEKAAQRVWILGASTGGPQALRRFLSAIPGTLPIAFIVAQHIGSNFLELFTKQLSKYTRFSVEVPKSGHLLQHQQVLIAPEKHDLSFDDNCCLTLLPTVQDHRYSPSIDLLMCRVSERFGPQAGAIIFSGMGDDGAQGCRYLFANGGTVWAQDAASCEISSMPDYARATGAVSFSAPPEELARNLTKLLGKTKDGTGQQETIN is encoded by the coding sequence ATGTTACCGTCTAAGAAAGCACTCGTCCGGGTCGCCATTGCCTGTAACTGCAAGGATATGCGGCTTCGGACCCGTCGCATTCTAGAACAACAGGGTCTTACCGTAGTCGCTGATGGCCCCCTAGATCTCCCCTTTCTGACCATCGCCGAAAGCAATCATGCCAATGTACTTTTTGTAGAGTTAGACGCGGCTTATGAAGAACAAGCCCCCGTGCTTGAAAAACTCTTAGAACGGGCTTCGCTTCCCATGTTGTTTAATGAGGGAATTTTTCAGGATAAAAAAAAGCGCGCCGCACTCGCTCAATGGGGACAACGGGTCAGCGAAAAACTAACCAAACTTGCAACCTCCAACCCACCGAGGATAACCGCCACAGGAGAAACAACGACGCCGATTAACTCAGTTGACTTCTCAGTAGAAGAAGAAAAAGCCGCCCAAAGGGTCTGGATACTGGGTGCATCCACTGGCGGGCCCCAAGCGCTGCGCCGCTTTCTCAGCGCTATTCCCGGCACCTTACCTATTGCATTTATAGTCGCGCAACATATTGGCAGCAATTTTCTAGAGTTGTTTACAAAACAATTATCCAAATATACCCGCTTTTCCGTAGAAGTACCGAAATCGGGACACTTGCTCCAACATCAACAGGTTTTGATTGCTCCAGAAAAACATGACCTCAGTTTTGATGATAACTGCTGCCTGACATTATTACCTACTGTTCAGGATCACCGATACAGTCCCTCGATTGATTTGCTCATGTGCAGGGTATCCGAACGTTTTGGCCCTCAGGCGGGTGCTATTATTTTTAGTGGCATGGGTGATGATGGCGCCCAAGGCTGCCGTTACCTTTTTGCAAATGGGGGTACGGTCTGGGCCCAAGATGCTGCTAGCTGCGAAATTAGCAGTATGCCTGATTATGCCCGCGCCACGGGGGCCGTCAGTTTCAGCGCCCCCCCGGAAGAACTCGCTAGAAATCTTACCAAGCTACTGGGAAAGACCAAAGATGGCACAGGTCAGCAGGAAACAATAAATTAA